Within the Heptranchias perlo isolate sHepPer1 chromosome 39, sHepPer1.hap1, whole genome shotgun sequence genome, the region TTTTGTCGGGACAGAATAAATGGAGGTTGACTCCACATCTGACCCCGTTATACCTGAGCGCGATGGGATCCTGGGTGACAGCAGAGAACGAGAGTGGGCCGGTCTCCGGCTCTGACCACTTTAGTGCATATATATccaaatttctttaaaaaaacaaaactgtCAATCTGCAGCTAAGGTTAAAACGTCACCACGGGGCTGTACGTGCGCGAGGTGAGGTGCGGACGCAGAGCGGCAATCGATCCGGAAAGTCCCCGGCTGGGCGCCAGGCTCGGCGGCTAGTCCCGGTGCTCCCCGGCGGTGGATTCTCCGACGCAGTTGTGAGCCGCCAGCTGGCCGTAGGTGGTCTCCTCCCGGGAGAAGAGCTCAAACTTCTTGTTCAGCTGCGAGCGCAGGTAGCGGTAGTCCTGCTGGTCTAGGCTGTGGCCGCAGATCATGTACAGGGTGAAGGCGGTGGACAGCAGCAGGCGGTCGAGGGACAGGCTGGGCACCACCCACAGGATGGCCAGGAACTCCAGGAAGACGGGGTGCCGCAGGTGGCAGTACAAGCGCTGGGCCTTCTGCGATTTCAGCACCATGGGGTCGCCAAGAGCGAGGCAGTGGTAGTAAACCTGCAGGACAGCAGGAGGGAATCATCAACGACACAAATCGAAtgaggggggacggggggggacgggggtttaacctaacccacccgttggGAAACCGATGGGATCGGGTGCAAGGCtggtttcacaccccgcccgattttgaagtcaatggacagcaatatcgggcggggtgtaaagctGGCGTCCCACCCGATCCCGTTGGATTCCCACCTGGCCAGTTCGGTCAAAatgaccccctcctcacccccacaccTCGTGTTTGCACATTCCGCCATCCATCGGTCACCATGATTCACCCTTCCATCAATTATACTcggtaaaaaaaatcattcaggaGGGGCGAGAGAAATCAGGGCTCTTTTCACGAGAACTACAGAAAGCTGAGGCGATGTGATGGAAGTCTTCAAAAATGATGTGTGGTTTTGATGTACTAAACCAGGAAatgctatttccactggttggtgaattggaACTGGAGGCATAAATTTACCAtcatcagcaaaaaaaaacaaagggaaaagttcggaattttttttctttatgcagagggttctTAGGACATTCAGTGCCCGGCCATAAACAATGGAGGAAGTAGATCCGTATTCGCTTTTAAAAGAGAAATGGATAAATATATGAGAAAGATAAATTCAAcagggcaggggagtaggacgaaatggatagctcgttcagagagtcggcacaggcacagtgggccgaatggcctccttctgtgccgtatcgtTCTGATCCCCATCTGTTCTAGGGCGGGATGCATGCCAAGAGTTCCTCACAACGCTTGCAGATCTCCTCATGCCTCTCACAGCAGTGAGTCACCGGAGAGAGGGCCCTAGCTGAGTCATATCTGGCTTTTAAGTTGGTTAATTTGCAGGGTGGCTTAGCAGCACCCGCACTGACTGGTGTGGAGAATTACAGGAAACAGTGCAGTGTTAGGGCTGTAACTTGCCATATTTGTGGCAAAGTACTGCTCAGACAGTCTTAACAATCATATAGAGATGTAATGATATGATCCTGCTGTGTACCACTTGGAGCCACACTTGGGCCCCTCAATTCATAAGGCTCTTGCTAGTTCTTAGATTGAGGACCTGAGAAGGTTGAACTGTGCAATGTGGGAAAGGACGTGTGACCACTTTTATCAATGGTTACTTTTCATGCCAGTCGCACAGAACCCCTCAGTGTGGCCGCTCTCCAGTTCCAGCTGCTTCGAGGCTCGCTAACCAGACGACGCTGACTGCTCCCACCTTGTGACTCACCTGTTTGAGACCCATGAGCTCAGCGTAGTCGAAGATGAGGACAATGCTGAAGATGATCAGCCAGGCGATGATGTGAATAATGAAACAGATCAGCGGGAACCAGGTACCCCAGGGCTCTCTGGATACGCTCCACAGGAAGGGGGCGGCTTGGATAGACTGCCAAAACAGCATCAGCAACTGCGGGAGGAAAGAATTATTCAGACTGGAGAGGTGCAAGAGacataaggggagggggcaggagagacagagagactagTATCAGCAAGAGGAAGAAGATAACTCTTCCGTCTGGAGACGGTACAGTGGAATGAGCAGCAAGGTacaagggagaagggagagagttggagagaagaGGGAATAGCACGAGCAACTGGACAGAAGAGAAGTTCAGACCGGAGAGTTGCAAGAAATACaagggagtgggaagagaggcaGTCAGAGAGAAAACAGCATCAGCAACTGGGGGAGAAGAGAGCCATTTATGTGGGCGAGGTACGAGGATGAcaaagggaggagagtgtggagaCAGAGAACAGTATCAGCAACTAGAGCAAGAAGACGATCATTAAGACTGGAGGggcagagtggagagaggagtgaggtacagggagagaaGAGGGAGCATCATCAGCAAGTGGGAAAGAGAAACATATTCCAGTGTTTGTGTAACATTCTGATGTGGGACAGTGCGATATTCCAGTGTTTGTGTAACATTCTGATGTGGGACAGTGCGATATTCCAGTGTTTGTGTAACATTCTGATGTGGGACAGTGCGATATTCCAGTGTTTGTGTAACATTCTGATAATGGGACAGTGTGATATTCCAGTGTTTGTGTAACATTCTGATGTGGGACAGTGTGATATTCCAGTGTTTGTGTAACATTCTGATGTGGGACAGTGTGATATTCCAGTGTTTGTGTAACATTCTGATGTGGGACAGTGCGATATTCCAGTGTTTGTGTAACATTCTGATAATGGGACAGTGTGATATTCCAGTGTTTGTGTAACATTCTGATGTGGGACAGTGTGATATTCCAGTGTTTGTGTAACATTCTGATGTGGGACAGTGTGATATTCCAGTGTTTGTATAACATTCTGATATGGGACAGTGCGATATTCCAGTGTTTGTGTAACATTCTGATGTGGGACAGTGTGATATTCCAGTGTttgtgtaacattctgatatgGGACAGTGTGATATTCCAGTGTTTGTATAACATTCTGATGTGGGACAGTGCGATATTCCAGTGTTTGTGTAACATTCTGATGTGGGACAGTGCGATATTCCAGTGTTTGTGTAACATTCTGATGTGGGACAGTGCGATATTCCAGTGTTTGTGTAACATTCTGATGTGGGACAGTGCGATATTCCAGTGTTTGTATAAgtctgtgatctgggttagaaCTTTTGATCGATGTGGTCACAATGTACAGTCTCTGCCCCTCTTTACGTACCTGGAGAGAGGCTGCTGTGCAGAACACGTACA harbors:
- the LOC137305200 gene encoding nurim-like, with the protein product MAVLRSAALVGLSLANFIFVSWSVAEFVAFVSLRQIYRESGRPGAAATGPETDVHTHVKWQSALRDTRVHQALLFNLALLAFFILQHSVMAAESVRRWTLAWFGVLQRSLYVFCTAASLQLLMLFWQSIQAAPFLWSVSREPWGTWFPLICFIIHIIAWLIIFSIVLIFDYAELMGLKQVYYHCLALGDPMVLKSQKAQRLYCHLRHPVFLEFLAILWVVPSLSLDRLLLSTAFTLYMICGHSLDQQDYRYLRSQLNKKFELFSREETTYGQLAAHNCVGESTAGEHRD